One window of Akkermansia biwaensis genomic DNA carries:
- the pdxA gene encoding 4-hydroxythreonine-4-phosphate dehydrogenase PdxA, with the protein MKPVIGYTLGDQAGIGPEVVAAALSSGELPAEAEYRLIGRRENVRMGRPNPESARHAFEHLEQAAQALREGVIDAVVTAPVCKETLHGAGFRWPGQTEFFAERLETKNYAMCLTGKKLTVGLATIHISLQSVPSLLNTEELVRIGMLLKDFCRRKGISRPRIALAALNPHAGEHGAFGNEDESIILPAVERLKELCPEALFEGPSVPDCVYREAAEGLYDAVLAPYHDQGLIPLKLVDFHTAVNVTLGLPRPRLSPDHGTAFNLAGTGKASPSSTIHAFQLAVRMASAR; encoded by the coding sequence ATGAAACCGGTCATCGGATATACCCTGGGCGACCAGGCGGGCATAGGCCCGGAAGTGGTCGCCGCCGCCTTGTCCTCCGGAGAACTTCCGGCGGAAGCGGAATACCGGCTCATCGGACGCCGGGAGAACGTCCGCATGGGCAGGCCGAATCCGGAATCCGCCCGCCATGCCTTTGAACATCTGGAACAGGCGGCTCAGGCGCTCCGGGAAGGAGTCATCGACGCCGTCGTGACCGCTCCCGTATGCAAGGAAACGCTGCACGGCGCGGGATTCCGCTGGCCGGGGCAGACGGAATTTTTCGCAGAACGCCTGGAAACGAAGAATTACGCCATGTGCCTGACCGGGAAAAAGTTGACGGTGGGCCTGGCGACCATCCACATCTCCCTGCAAAGCGTCCCCTCCCTGCTGAATACGGAGGAGCTGGTCCGCATCGGAATGCTGCTGAAAGATTTCTGCCGCCGCAAAGGCATTTCCAGGCCGCGCATCGCCCTGGCGGCACTGAACCCCCATGCGGGGGAGCACGGCGCCTTCGGCAACGAGGATGAATCCATCATCTTACCGGCCGTGGAGCGGCTGAAGGAATTATGCCCGGAAGCCCTGTTTGAAGGCCCTTCCGTTCCCGACTGCGTGTACCGGGAGGCGGCGGAAGGGCTTTATGACGCCGTGCTGGCCCCCTACCACGACCAAGGACTGATTCCCCTGAAGCTGGTGGACTTCCACACCGCCGTCAACGTCACGCTGGGCCTTCCGCGCCCCCGCCTGAGCCCGGACCACGGCACCGCCTTCAACCTGGCTGGCACCGGAAAGGCCAGCCCGTCCAGCACCATCCACGCCTTCCAGCTGGCTGTCCGGATGGCCTCGGCGCGCTAA
- the rpsF gene encoding 30S ribosomal protein S6 — protein MRNYEALIVFNMKGTETTVEELINSVAATMKEEGADITATENVGRREFAYESHHLAAGQYVTYTFTAEPSAIKTIRERLRLNPQIHLQYYKLIG, from the coding sequence ATGAGAAATTACGAAGCTCTTATCGTATTCAACATGAAGGGTACGGAAACTACAGTTGAAGAACTAATCAATTCCGTAGCCGCCACGATGAAGGAAGAAGGCGCCGACATCACCGCCACCGAAAACGTAGGCCGCCGTGAATTCGCCTATGAATCCCACCATCTCGCCGCCGGCCAGTACGTGACCTACACCTTCACGGCGGAACCTTCCGCCATCAAGACCATCCGCGAACGTCTTCGCCTGAATCCCCAGATTCACCTTCAGTACTACAAGCTGATCGGCTAA